Proteins encoded together in one Bacillota bacterium window:
- a CDS encoding extracellular solute-binding protein, translated as MEKITGIKIKWDVVPSSQYKTVMQTRLSSGTNLPDIIDMPVDTYKYGKDGLIIPLDDLIKKYGFYATIAFKKKPFLPALMKTPDGVTYHLSGARDEEIAAGPYGWLIRKDWLDKLKLSEPKTIDDWYNILKAFKENDPNGNGQPDEIPITNNYGIAQMFNWGNAWGLHLRFSKGFYPDKDGKIQYEWLEPRAKEVIVFLNKLYSEGLYDKECAINTSEQQLSKVVRNLAGSAIEWQESTTMWNNKLKESGVNDANWIMTNIPSGPNGYQGHIETIGYANGMVSISKDCKNPEVAFRWLDFVIYSSESVKLRTVGIEGISYTVENGEIKMTDFVLKNPDGLGPVEAIRSIGAWQYFPMVLSAELTGKLKLSNPLHKERAKSIEKQIVPRVEFAINTDEEFTKINRKLTDISTYRDEMITKFIIGEEPIENWDKFTGMLKSMGIDEILQVRQTQYDRLQSYAKEYGYR; from the coding sequence ATTGAAAAAATCACTGGCATAAAAATAAAATGGGATGTTGTTCCTTCAAGTCAGTATAAAACTGTAATGCAGACTAGACTATCTTCCGGTACAAATCTTCCTGATATAATAGATATGCCAGTCGATACTTATAAATACGGAAAAGATGGATTGATTATACCTTTGGATGATCTAATTAAGAAATATGGATTTTATGCAACGATAGCTTTCAAAAAGAAGCCTTTTCTTCCTGCATTGATGAAAACTCCCGATGGAGTTACATACCATCTCTCGGGTGCCAGAGATGAGGAAATAGCAGCAGGACCTTATGGATGGCTTATAAGAAAAGATTGGCTTGATAAATTGAAGCTAAGTGAACCTAAAACAATAGATGACTGGTATAATATCTTGAAAGCATTCAAGGAAAACGATCCTAATGGAAATGGACAGCCTGACGAAATCCCGATAACAAATAATTACGGTATAGCACAAATGTTCAACTGGGGAAATGCTTGGGGTCTGCACCTACGCTTCAGTAAAGGATTTTATCCTGATAAAGACGGTAAAATCCAATACGAGTGGTTAGAACCAAGAGCGAAGGAAGTGATCGTGTTTTTGAATAAGCTGTATAGCGAAGGTCTTTATGATAAGGAATGTGCTATTAACACGTCGGAACAGCAATTATCCAAAGTAGTCAGGAACCTAGCTGGTTCGGCGATAGAATGGCAGGAATCCACTACAATGTGGAACAACAAGTTGAAGGAGTCAGGAGTTAATGATGCGAATTGGATAATGACCAATATACCCTCTGGCCCTAATGGATACCAGGGACATATAGAAACTATCGGTTACGCTAATGGAATGGTTTCCATATCTAAGGATTGCAAGAATCCTGAAGTGGCTTTCAGATGGCTCGATTTTGTGATATACAGCTCAGAAAGTGTCAAACTGCGGACAGTTGGAATAGAAGGGATATCATACACTGTCGAGAATGGAGAAATCAAGATGACCGACTTTGTACTGAAAAATCCTGATGGTTTGGGTCCTGTAGAAGCCATAAGGTCAATAGGTGCTTGGCAGTATTTTCCGATGGTATTGAGTGCGGAGCTGACAGGCAAATTAAAGCTTAGCAATCCTTTGCATAAAGAAAGGGCCAAGTCAATTGAAAAGCAAATTGTACCAAGAGTAGAATTCGCAATAAATACAGATGAGGAATTTACAAAAATTAATAGAAAGCTGACCGATATCTCTACTTACAGGGATGAAATGATTACTAAATTCATAATAGGAGAGGAACCTATAGAAAATTGGGACAAATTCACAGGTATGCTAAAGAGTATGGGTATAGATGAAATACTCCAAGTGAGACAGACGCAGTATGACAGACTTCAGAGCTATGCTAAAGAGTATGGGTATAGATGA